In Acaryochloris thomasi RCC1774, the following are encoded in one genomic region:
- a CDS encoding methyl-accepting chemotaxis protein → MKITNQLQWTIVGLATFAVGTTGYLLAQVQTGVQDGSVVNKSGIVRGATQRLVKLEINGKPNDKLVAKLDTLVEGLINGNSELKLPKATDAQYLEKITVVNDAWQKLKQTVVAYRQDPSILPKLIADSETYFELTNDAVFAAEEFSAAQVRETQIAQAAILLLNLGVLAFIFWTIQRASSTLQTAASSVAGSSSQIAATVEEQGRIVSDQTASVNETTTTVEELGASSMQAAQQAGASAASAQQALDLSESGRQTVQETLDGIANLRAKVGDIAEKIMQLSEQTDQISNVSKLVGDVADQTNMLALNAAVEAARAGEQGKGFAVVAGEIRKLADQSRGSADKIGTLVSTIQGSINSTVMVTDEGNKTADAGIKLTEDTLSLFQEIAAAVNDVSIASQQIALTSKQQAVGVQQAVSAMNAINLGAKETATVVSQVKSSTEELTEVAKKLQVTV, encoded by the coding sequence ATGAAAATTACCAATCAACTACAATGGACCATCGTCGGGCTAGCAACCTTTGCAGTCGGCACAACGGGTTATTTGCTAGCTCAGGTACAGACAGGTGTACAGGATGGTAGTGTCGTCAACAAGTCCGGGATTGTCCGGGGTGCGACCCAACGACTGGTAAAGCTAGAAATAAATGGTAAACCGAACGACAAGCTCGTTGCCAAACTGGATACCTTAGTCGAGGGTTTGATTAATGGTAATTCAGAGCTAAAACTACCCAAAGCAACAGATGCGCAATATCTAGAAAAAATTACAGTCGTCAATGATGCTTGGCAAAAATTGAAGCAAACGGTTGTCGCTTATCGTCAAGATCCCAGTATCTTACCGAAGCTGATTGCTGACAGTGAAACCTACTTTGAGCTGACCAACGATGCCGTATTTGCAGCAGAAGAATTCTCTGCTGCCCAGGTCCGTGAAACTCAAATTGCTCAGGCCGCCATCTTGTTATTGAATCTTGGAGTTTTGGCGTTTATTTTCTGGACGATTCAGCGGGCTTCTAGCACACTGCAGACAGCGGCCAGTAGTGTAGCGGGTAGCTCTTCTCAAATCGCTGCCACCGTGGAAGAGCAAGGCCGAATTGTATCTGATCAGACGGCTTCTGTGAATGAAACGACAACGACAGTTGAAGAACTGGGTGCTTCTTCGATGCAGGCTGCGCAGCAGGCAGGTGCCTCTGCCGCAAGCGCCCAGCAGGCTCTCGATTTATCGGAAAGTGGCCGCCAAACGGTGCAAGAAACGCTAGACGGAATTGCCAACCTACGAGCCAAGGTGGGAGATATTGCTGAAAAGATCATGCAGTTGAGTGAACAAACCGACCAGATTTCTAATGTCTCGAAGCTGGTGGGAGATGTCGCAGATCAGACCAATATGCTGGCCCTAAACGCAGCTGTGGAAGCGGCCCGAGCAGGAGAGCAGGGTAAGGGTTTTGCAGTGGTTGCCGGTGAAATTCGGAAACTGGCGGACCAAAGCCGGGGTTCTGCAGACAAAATTGGTACCTTGGTGAGCACAATTCAAGGCTCCATTAACAGCACGGTTATGGTAACTGATGAAGGCAATAAAACCGCAGATGCCGGTATTAAGTTGACCGAAGATACTCTGTCGTTATTCCAAGAGATTGCCGCTGCAGTCAACGATGTGTCAATCGCCAGCCAACAAATTGCCCTCACCTCGAAGCAGCAAGCTGTAGGTGTACAGCAAGCAGTCTCAGCGATGAATGCCATCAACTTAGGTGCCAAAGAAACTGCAACTGTAGTCAGTCAAGTGAAGTCCTCCACCGAGGAGTTGACGGAGGTGGCGAAGAAACTACAGGTCACTGTCTAA
- a CDS encoding response regulator: MQQFKSKQLPYFINSFRSHKFSGVIAVQAKVPQQTQLRKRVIAFHQGWMTYAGVDLITAQDLAILLGHQLKLKVMDSAIKLANKKSKNHSSIQEYFELLVRLELFKWEDIQAFMQTRILAVLEQLIPYQGTINQNVERSFDLHCSESQQGFCWDSLLSVYTQRQQQWSALAPIIPSLESVPQPLNINQAEASVAEHLRKWVDGQNSLVDIAVAMEKDPLRLAHVYYQWGKKGWLTCDSPEVIAQKASQSAASQQSTILSVDDSPVVQTLIKRAIGDRYQVLLADNAVDALNILNRRDVSLILLDVTMPDIDGLELCRTIRSLGKFQSLPIVMLTAKDGMFDKLKGQMAGATHYLTKPISQKKLLEVLDKNVSTAVKV; the protein is encoded by the coding sequence ATGCAACAATTTAAGTCAAAACAACTGCCGTATTTTATTAATAGCTTTAGAAGTCATAAATTTAGCGGTGTCATTGCAGTCCAGGCTAAAGTTCCACAACAGACGCAGCTCAGAAAACGGGTAATCGCTTTCCATCAGGGATGGATGACTTATGCTGGGGTAGATCTGATCACGGCTCAAGACCTTGCGATTTTATTGGGTCATCAGCTCAAGCTTAAGGTAATGGATTCTGCGATTAAGTTGGCGAATAAAAAGTCAAAGAATCACAGCTCAATTCAAGAATACTTTGAACTACTGGTTCGCCTTGAATTATTTAAGTGGGAAGATATTCAAGCATTCATGCAAACAAGAATCTTAGCGGTTCTTGAGCAGCTCATTCCCTACCAAGGAACGATTAACCAAAACGTTGAGAGATCGTTTGACCTCCACTGCAGCGAGTCCCAGCAAGGATTTTGCTGGGACTCGCTGCTGTCAGTCTACACCCAGCGTCAGCAGCAGTGGTCTGCGTTGGCCCCTATCATTCCGTCCCTTGAGTCCGTCCCTCAGCCTTTAAACATCAATCAAGCTGAGGCCTCTGTTGCGGAACATTTACGAAAGTGGGTGGACGGCCAAAACTCGCTGGTGGATATTGCGGTTGCAATGGAGAAAGATCCACTGAGATTAGCCCATGTCTATTACCAATGGGGTAAAAAGGGCTGGTTAACCTGTGACAGCCCAGAGGTGATAGCTCAAAAGGCATCTCAGTCTGCAGCATCACAGCAGTCCACTATCCTCAGCGTTGATGACAGTCCAGTGGTGCAAACCCTGATTAAGCGAGCTATTGGCGATCGCTATCAGGTGCTACTGGCCGACAACGCAGTGGATGCCCTCAACATCCTCAATCGCAGAGATGTGTCGCTGATCTTGTTGGATGTCACCATGCCCGACATTGACGGCCTAGAACTGTGCCGCACCATTCGCAGCCTTGGTAAGTTCCAGAGCTTGCCGATCGTAATGCTGACGGCCAAGGATGGCATGTTCGACAAACTTAAGGGACAGATGGCGGGTGCTACCCATTATCTCACCAAGCCCATCTCTCAGAAAAAATTGCTTGAGGTGCTCGATAAAAACGTATCAACCGCAGTGAAGGTCTGA
- a CDS encoding chemotaxis protein CheW encodes MDTDNQSYLIFRHSDSLYGVEASRVREIFHLPELQPIADAPKDIIGSLNWRGKLLPVMHLDLRLGQSMLPCQLSDSIIVIEWQGIQVGLVVHQVLDVQTIAATDHEAAPDYGRLQQINTAFVAGVAKVEADLVVLLNPETLIRQADDVAMMIWEAELSESNTETAPEAQWQTSVTSERSGSNFYELYCQNVTPAERAIFRQRADALRPPLEEGESNDQVSLAVVGLGENYFALELDRVREFINVQQVTPIPCCPPHIVGNMNLRGEVMTLVDLRTVLTQAPAAAPSAKAIVVEVDDIIAGIPVDAVFDVMSLSPTDISAIPLASSASHQRHFQGTARYNDKTLSILNLSALFSNAQLTVDQAA; translated from the coding sequence ATGGATACAGACAATCAATCCTACTTAATATTTCGCCACAGTGATTCACTCTATGGCGTTGAAGCTTCTCGGGTACGAGAAATCTTCCATCTGCCTGAACTCCAGCCCATAGCTGATGCTCCAAAGGACATCATCGGTAGCCTCAACTGGCGCGGGAAGCTGCTCCCAGTGATGCACTTAGACTTGCGTCTTGGGCAGTCCATGCTGCCCTGCCAGCTCAGCGACAGCATCATTGTGATTGAGTGGCAGGGAATACAGGTGGGCCTCGTGGTTCATCAGGTATTGGATGTTCAGACGATCGCAGCTACAGATCATGAGGCTGCTCCAGATTACGGCAGACTGCAGCAGATAAATACTGCGTTTGTCGCCGGGGTTGCCAAGGTAGAGGCTGATCTGGTGGTTCTACTCAACCCTGAGACCTTGATTCGGCAGGCCGATGATGTTGCCATGATGATCTGGGAGGCTGAACTTTCTGAGTCAAATACCGAGACCGCTCCAGAGGCTCAGTGGCAGACCAGTGTTACTTCAGAACGGAGCGGTAGCAACTTTTACGAGCTGTACTGTCAAAACGTAACGCCAGCCGAGCGAGCAATCTTTCGGCAACGCGCGGATGCTCTGCGGCCACCCCTGGAAGAGGGTGAAAGCAATGATCAGGTTTCCTTGGCTGTGGTTGGTTTAGGTGAGAATTACTTCGCGCTGGAGTTAGACAGGGTGCGTGAGTTTATCAATGTGCAGCAGGTCACTCCCATCCCCTGCTGTCCTCCACACATTGTAGGCAACATGAATTTGCGTGGTGAAGTGATGACGCTGGTGGATCTCCGCACGGTGTTAACGCAGGCTCCTGCCGCAGCCCCGTCAGCAAAGGCCATTGTTGTAGAGGTTGACGACATCATTGCTGGTATTCCCGTGGATGCCGTTTTTGATGTGATGTCTCTCTCTCCAACTGACATTTCAGCTATCCCGCTAGCTAGCTCTGCAAGCCACCAGAGGCATTTTCAGGGCACGGCCCGTTACAACGACAAGACTTTGAGCATTCTTAATTTGTCCGCTCTTTTTTCCAACGCTCAACTAACGGTTGACCAAGCTGCTTAG
- a CDS encoding hybrid sensor histidine kinase/response regulator: MFIEDEELRALYRDASREHLDKLENGVLHLEKHPDDASQLQELLREAHSLKGDSRMLGVQDAETLMHQIEELLIAVEKGEQTVSAEFFDRIYKGLDALKKVAHEAVTNEPSGVNTLHVLAQLMGVDDVPESFVDEPAISENTGADIFDFDEEQDLILSEPDESASEQPFVAAGLDLSMLDPELAAELSGIAPKNSNSHTQPVSKAESPEPPSLPTEPEKPEESYQIDTVRVAAPKLDQLMTQASELAVTKLRIARRMDDMTEILNLWEVWSRGNTEQRTALDTLAQQVDPDLLAPLQKSHQQHEHHLDLLGDLLQQLRSTASADTARLETVSNELESGILKLRMLPLSSVFNLFPRLVRDLSKEQGKEIDFVIEGGDTLADKRILEEMKAPLTHLIRNAIDHGIESLGDRLAADKPSQATLRLRGYQMGSSICIELVDDGRGLDLGKIKRTAIRRGLHSEAELERMSMEQIQSLIFEPGFSTRTTVTELSGRGVGLDVVRANVERLKGSIQVTSTPEQGCTFRFILGTNLNTTYALIVTVAQTSYAIPVESVNTMIRIQRQDIFTIDGSPTITFQDSPLSLAWLSDLLELPTASAGSSSSATHLPCVVLKVGSEQLGLLVDDLLEQQDIVLKPQSKLLKRIRNITGATILGNGEICMVLNPQDLIRSVGGNAILPAARMEITKPKVLLVEDSIPIRTQVSRILKGAGYDVTAAVDGLDGFEKLSLDTFDAVVSDIEMPNLTGLELTSRIRQQDEYEELPIVLVSTLAKDEDRRRGADAGASAYISKGDFDQTLLLDTLRRLI; the protein is encoded by the coding sequence ATGTTCATCGAAGATGAAGAACTGCGCGCTCTTTACCGAGATGCCAGTCGGGAGCATTTAGACAAACTAGAAAACGGTGTGCTGCACCTCGAAAAGCACCCTGACGACGCGAGCCAACTGCAGGAGCTTCTGCGCGAGGCCCATTCTCTCAAGGGAGACTCGCGGATGTTAGGGGTGCAAGATGCCGAGACGCTGATGCACCAGATTGAAGAACTGCTGATTGCAGTGGAGAAAGGTGAGCAAACAGTTTCGGCGGAGTTTTTTGATCGCATTTATAAAGGTCTTGATGCCCTCAAAAAAGTCGCCCACGAAGCTGTTACAAACGAGCCTTCGGGGGTCAACACTCTTCACGTCTTAGCCCAATTGATGGGGGTCGATGATGTCCCTGAGTCATTCGTTGACGAGCCAGCAATTTCTGAGAATACGGGTGCTGACATCTTCGATTTTGATGAAGAGCAGGATCTGATACTCTCAGAACCTGACGAATCGGCATCCGAGCAACCCTTCGTCGCCGCCGGACTAGATCTCTCGATGCTTGATCCAGAGCTTGCGGCCGAATTGAGTGGTATTGCTCCTAAAAACTCTAATAGCCATACTCAGCCAGTCTCTAAAGCTGAATCACCAGAGCCGCCCTCACTGCCTACAGAACCTGAAAAGCCAGAAGAATCCTACCAGATCGATACGGTGCGGGTCGCGGCCCCCAAACTTGATCAACTCATGACCCAGGCCAGTGAGCTAGCAGTCACCAAACTGCGAATTGCTCGCCGGATGGATGACATGACTGAGATTCTTAACCTTTGGGAAGTTTGGTCTCGAGGAAATACAGAGCAGCGCACAGCTCTCGACACTTTGGCGCAACAAGTTGATCCCGATCTATTGGCACCGTTGCAGAAATCACATCAGCAACATGAGCACCATCTTGATCTACTTGGTGATTTACTACAACAGCTCCGCAGCACAGCTTCTGCCGATACCGCCCGGCTAGAGACAGTTTCAAACGAACTGGAATCCGGCATCCTGAAGCTGCGGATGCTGCCTCTTTCTAGTGTCTTTAACCTCTTTCCACGCCTCGTGCGGGATTTATCTAAGGAGCAGGGAAAAGAGATTGATTTTGTGATCGAGGGCGGCGACACGCTAGCGGACAAGCGAATTTTAGAAGAAATGAAGGCTCCGCTTACCCACCTGATTCGCAACGCCATTGATCACGGCATTGAATCCCTAGGCGATCGTCTCGCTGCCGACAAACCCTCCCAAGCGACCTTGAGATTGCGAGGGTATCAAATGGGCAGCAGCATCTGCATTGAGTTAGTAGATGATGGACGCGGCCTAGACCTGGGGAAAATTAAGCGCACCGCCATTCGTCGAGGCCTTCACAGTGAAGCTGAGCTAGAGCGGATGTCAATGGAGCAGATTCAGTCCTTGATTTTTGAGCCGGGATTTTCTACGCGTACCACTGTAACAGAGCTGTCCGGTCGAGGCGTTGGGTTAGATGTTGTGCGCGCCAATGTGGAGCGCCTCAAAGGCTCGATTCAGGTAACTTCTACGCCGGAGCAGGGCTGTACATTCCGGTTCATTCTTGGGACGAATTTGAATACCACCTATGCTCTAATTGTGACGGTGGCTCAGACCTCCTACGCAATTCCAGTGGAATCTGTGAACACCATGATCCGCATTCAACGTCAGGATATCTTTACCATTGATGGTAGCCCAACCATAACCTTTCAGGACTCTCCTCTTTCCCTTGCTTGGCTTTCTGATCTGCTAGAACTACCGACTGCCTCAGCGGGTAGTTCTAGCAGTGCAACTCATCTGCCCTGCGTCGTTCTTAAGGTCGGCTCAGAACAGTTAGGCCTATTGGTGGATGACCTACTAGAGCAACAAGATATTGTTCTTAAGCCGCAAAGCAAGCTCCTGAAGCGAATTCGCAATATCACTGGAGCCACGATTCTCGGCAATGGTGAGATTTGCATGGTCCTCAACCCTCAGGACTTGATTCGCTCGGTGGGAGGCAACGCCATCCTGCCTGCAGCACGAATGGAGATCACCAAGCCCAAGGTTCTGCTGGTGGAAGACTCGATACCAATTCGTACGCAAGTCTCTCGTATTCTTAAGGGCGCCGGGTACGATGTGACGGCTGCAGTGGACGGTCTTGATGGTTTCGAGAAATTGAGCCTCGACACCTTTGATGCCGTGGTTTCTGATATTGAGATGCCTAATCTGACTGGATTAGAGCTGACCAGCCGCATTCGTCAGCAAGACGAATATGAAGAGCTACCGATTGTCCTTGTTTCCACACTGGCGAAAGACGAAGATCGGCGGCGTGGAGCTGATGCTGGGGCTAGTGCCTACATCAGCAAAGGCGATTTTGACCAAACGTTACTTTTAGATACCCTCAGGAGATTAATTTAG